From the Priestia aryabhattai genome, one window contains:
- a CDS encoding glycoside hydrolase family 25 protein, with the protein MKKRQFTAAVVLFALVSFIFFLWSKGWVIPNAISANRYDIKGVDVSSYQGEIDWNVLSKQDIQFAFIKATEGSSFQDPLFKQNWEQANRKNMRIGAYHFFSYDSKGETQAANFIKTVSFKNNDLPPVIDVEFYGDKKQNLPSQKHVYKELSSMIKHLESHYDKRVILYTTPKAYDLYIKNRYPECDIWIRDVVKKPILEEQKNWTFWQYTDKGRLSGYKGKETFIDLNVFNGTQAEFEKY; encoded by the coding sequence ATGAAAAAAAGACAGTTTACAGCAGCGGTTGTATTATTTGCGCTTGTAAGCTTTATATTTTTCCTATGGAGTAAAGGATGGGTAATTCCCAATGCCATAAGTGCCAACCGCTATGATATAAAAGGCGTAGACGTATCTTCTTATCAAGGGGAGATTGATTGGAATGTGCTGAGTAAACAAGATATTCAGTTTGCTTTTATCAAAGCAACGGAAGGAAGTTCATTTCAAGACCCTTTATTTAAACAAAACTGGGAACAAGCAAATCGGAAAAACATGCGGATCGGAGCTTATCACTTTTTTAGTTACGATAGTAAAGGTGAAACACAAGCGGCTAATTTTATCAAAACGGTCTCTTTTAAAAATAACGATTTGCCTCCAGTGATCGATGTAGAATTTTACGGAGATAAAAAACAAAACCTTCCGTCTCAGAAACATGTATACAAGGAGCTTTCTAGTATGATTAAACATCTTGAATCTCATTATGACAAGCGCGTCATTCTTTATACGACGCCTAAAGCGTATGACTTGTATATTAAAAACAGATATCCCGAGTGTGATATTTGGATTCGCGACGTTGTGAAAAAGCCAATTCTTGAAGAACAGAAGAACTGGACGTTTTGGCAGTATACGGACAAAGGGCGATTGAGCGGCTATAAAGGTAAAGAAACGTTTATTGATTTAAATGTGTTTAACGGAACTCAAGCAGAATTTGAAAAATACTAG
- a CDS encoding nucleoside triphosphate pyrophosphohydrolase → MPTYNKLVRDKIPTIIEQSGKTFKSRVLQREEYQNELMKKAKEELQEYIEAQTHQESIEELADLLEVMHALAAVHGATPEQLEKVREEKAKKRGKFDDRVYLVETEEA, encoded by the coding sequence ATGCCTACTTATAACAAGCTAGTGCGAGATAAAATTCCCACAATTATTGAACAAAGCGGAAAAACCTTCAAATCACGCGTGCTGCAGCGGGAAGAATATCAAAATGAGCTGATGAAAAAAGCAAAAGAAGAGCTTCAAGAATACATAGAAGCCCAAACGCATCAAGAGTCTATTGAAGAGCTCGCGGATTTATTGGAAGTCATGCACGCGCTAGCAGCTGTGCACGGAGCAACACCCGAACAGCTGGAGAAAGTGCGTGAGGAGAAAGCGAAGAAGCGAGGGAAGTTTGATGACCGGGTTTATTTAGTGGAAACAGAAGAAGCGTAG
- a CDS encoding HNH endonuclease, translated as MSFNLKVGEIKKAYLTEQEIWKIINQFFANGHFTTTYKYGLLKALIENLYNVDNQLVLTFDQIYFSFAKIYWNLVIHHDLNQLNTPNRQAGIQKELKEFQLMHCVPNEVVFDRLPSNLQLQLVERTKKVGAKYVVGALYGDMEGSIYEFDKRTGYIKFNSSMYIFLQKYRQIVTHLTNYHLAKFLEKHNDKDKLEDVLLKVENISKRESLHAFYNILWKFETKECFYCGKRLSDKRIATHVDHFIPWSYIQSDNMWNLVLSCQSCNTKKSNKLAKSVYLEKMFVRNDNLKLTAVHNDFNYYSERKLKALYEYAGMNGYVENWSP; from the coding sequence GTGAGTTTTAATTTAAAAGTAGGAGAAATAAAAAAAGCTTATTTAACAGAACAAGAAATTTGGAAGATCATTAATCAATTTTTTGCTAATGGTCACTTTACCACAACGTATAAATATGGTTTACTGAAGGCTTTAATTGAAAACCTATATAACGTTGACAATCAGTTAGTCCTCACGTTTGATCAAATTTATTTTTCGTTTGCTAAAATATATTGGAATTTGGTTATTCATCATGATTTAAATCAATTAAATACACCCAATAGACAAGCTGGAATTCAAAAGGAATTAAAGGAATTTCAGTTAATGCATTGTGTCCCCAATGAAGTAGTATTTGATCGTTTACCAAGTAATCTTCAATTGCAATTAGTAGAAAGAACTAAAAAAGTGGGGGCAAAGTATGTAGTAGGGGCGTTATACGGAGATATGGAAGGTTCTATTTATGAGTTTGATAAAAGAACCGGGTACATAAAGTTTAATAGCAGTATGTATATTTTTTTACAAAAATATAGACAAATTGTTACTCATTTAACCAATTATCATTTAGCTAAATTTTTAGAAAAGCATAATGACAAGGATAAGTTAGAAGATGTCTTGTTAAAAGTAGAAAATATTTCAAAACGCGAATCACTGCATGCATTCTATAACATACTTTGGAAATTCGAAACAAAAGAATGTTTTTATTGTGGAAAACGTCTTTCTGATAAACGCATCGCTACTCATGTAGATCATTTTATTCCATGGAGTTATATCCAATCAGATAATATGTGGAATTTGGTGTTAAGCTGTCAAAGCTGCAACACAAAAAAGAGCAATAAACTAGCTAAGAGTGTATACCTTGAGAAGATGTTTGTTCGTAATGATAATCTTAAATTAACAGCAGTTCACAATGATTTTAACTATTATTCGGAGCGTAAGTTAAAAGCTCTTTATGAATATGCTGGAATGAATGGATACGTAGAAAACTGGTCTCCTTAA
- a CDS encoding sugar-binding transcriptional regulator — protein MDQEKFNKVIEAARMYYILDYNQSEIAKKLGVSRPTVSRLLQTAKEEGIVQIKIVDSSINSEKLSSQLEQKFNLKKAIVTPVPQYENHIIKSHLGVAAADYLYDIVKDGDIIGVTWGTTLYQVAIDLKQKYVNDVQVVQLKGGVSHSETSTYASEIMYLFGKAYNTPPMHLPLPVIVDHVVVKKAMETDRHIKRILDLGKQANIAVFTTGPIKTDSLLFQLGYFSEQDVEMISSRAVGDICSRFFDKDGQICNESLDERTLGLDLEELKKKEYAILVAGGDQKIDSIYGALQGKFANVLVTDQFTARFLLDKQE, from the coding sequence ATGGATCAAGAGAAATTTAATAAAGTGATTGAAGCGGCAAGGATGTATTATATTCTTGATTATAATCAAAGTGAAATTGCAAAAAAGCTTGGTGTATCAAGGCCTACGGTTTCTCGATTGCTGCAGACAGCAAAAGAAGAAGGCATTGTTCAAATTAAAATTGTGGATTCATCTATCAATAGTGAAAAATTGTCTTCTCAACTTGAACAAAAATTCAATTTAAAAAAAGCAATCGTAACACCGGTGCCTCAATATGAAAATCACATTATTAAAAGTCATCTAGGCGTGGCAGCAGCTGACTATCTCTATGATATCGTAAAAGATGGAGATATTATTGGCGTGACGTGGGGAACAACTCTTTATCAAGTGGCCATCGATTTAAAACAAAAGTATGTGAATGACGTGCAGGTTGTGCAGTTAAAAGGAGGAGTAAGTCATTCAGAAACGAGCACGTATGCTTCTGAAATTATGTACTTATTTGGAAAGGCATACAATACGCCTCCTATGCACCTTCCGTTGCCTGTGATTGTCGATCATGTAGTTGTCAAAAAAGCAATGGAAACGGATCGTCATATTAAGCGCATTTTAGATTTAGGCAAACAAGCCAATATTGCCGTATTTACTACGGGACCCATTAAAACGGATTCGCTGCTTTTTCAGCTTGGCTACTTTTCTGAACAAGATGTAGAGATGATTTCCTCGCGAGCAGTGGGAGACATTTGTTCACGTTTTTTTGATAAAGATGGACAAATTTGCAATGAAAGCCTGGATGAACGGACGCTTGGACTTGATTTAGAAGAACTGAAGAAGAAAGAGTACGCCATTTTAGTAGCCGGTGGGGATCAGAAAATTGACAGCATTTACGGAGCGCTGCAAGGTAAATTTGCAAATGTGCTGGTTACTGATCAGTTTACAGCGCGATTTTTGTTAGATAAGCAAGAGTAA